AATTAATACATCAGTTACACCTAATCTCAAATCatccaaatataaaataattgcttTCGCATAATCATCCCAAATCAGAATTGTCTTCATTACAAACATAGCCAATCATCATAATGATAGATGAATAATATGATATGCTAAATCGGATTTATTCTAACAATATATTGTtttattcttttgaaaaaacTCCTTATaactttactttttaaaaagaaagaaaagaaaaaagaaaaagaaaaaaaaaagaagttggaATCGAGAATTTGAAACTTTGAATTGAGGTTGATTGCACCATTTTATCTCAATTGAGTTATATTGACTTTAATAATCTTGATAAATTtgctaaattaaaaattttagttcctaaactcttaggtttgtatttaaaaacacaaataattagaatcaaattttttttttttatatatattacttaCTCTTCTCTTTGAGGGTTAAATGAGGTAATTAGCCAATCTTCTAATACACACTCGTAGATGTGTGTCAGAGAAATTTATGGTGCTCGAAGTTGcaagatatcaatccaatctcaACTCGTTTATTTTCGACTTGACTGGTCGGTCCAAACCCCGAGACAATTACATTTTTATTATGGGAACGTGCTCCCATGCCTTTCTGTTACCCTTTGGCCTTGGCACCTTAGATTTTAGGTCTTTCCTTGAACAACTTcaataaatttaacatttcaaatatgatacatattaatatatttgatacaaataaaaaaaattccacaTCTAtagatattttataattttggacTTATTTaacacataaaatttaaaaacgtATCCTAAGTTCAAGCAAATACCAAATAAATATAAGCATGAGAGATTATATtccaaacttgtaatttaatatcTTTTCATTGTTGAAGTATATTGTCCTACATTTGTATTAATAtcataaattagaaaatttaaaagaaaaaaaaacctcataaattagatttaaaatcgTAATTAAACCAGTTCCTCACGGACAGTACAGACACAAATGAAGCAAACCGCCAAGGTATTCCATTACCTTTCTTCTCTCCATTTTAAAACCGGATGATTTGAATCAATTTGAGAGAAACGAGCCAAATTTTCGAAAACTAAGTACGAATCGCAAGTTCGAATTGCAGCGATCAAATTACTGATTTTCTCAGCTTTAATTTTCTCTCACTTTCTCGAGAAAATCGTTAAGAAAACGCGGGAATTCATAGTTTCATCAGCAATGAAAATCCGTCAGAAAAATGCACATGATCGTCCGTTGGAGAGAAATCCTCTCACCGCCTCGATTAAATCTCTTCCGATGTTGATGCTTTACTTCCTCCTTATGTTCTTCTCGATGATCTGTTTATTTTACTCTCCAAAATTTCTCTATTATTCTTCATTTTATTGTCGCAGCCGTGGATCTTCATCTTCATCCATGAAAATCGACGACTCTGTTCTTGATCCGGCACCAGAATCGCTATTGCCGAAGCCTCGAGAGGAAACAAATATCTCTCATGTAATTTTCGGCATAGCCGCTTCCGCTAAGCTTTGGAATCACAGAAAAAATTACATCAAGCTATGGTGGAGATCCAACGAAATGCGAGGAATCGTCTGGTTAGATGAGGCAGTGGAAAGTGCCGGCGACGATGACTTCCTCCCGACGGTAATGATTTCCAGTGATACTTCTGAATTTCTTTACGAAAATCCGGAAGGGCATAGATCTGCGATACGGATTTCGCGAATTGTCTCTGAAACTTTGAGGCTAGGACTTTTCGCTAGGGCAGAGGTACGGTGGATTGTTATGGGCGACGATGACACTTTTTTCGCCGTCGATAACTTGGTGAAGGTGTTGCGGAAGTACGATGATAATCAATTTTACTATATCGGAAGTTCGTCGGAAAGTCATTTACAGAATATGCATTTCTCTTACAATATGGCTTACGGCGGAGGTGGATTCGCTATAAGTTATCCATTGGCGAAAGAACTGGAGAAAATGCAGGATAATTGCTTGCAGAGGTATCCGAAATTATACGGTTCCGATGATCGGATTCAGGCTTGCATGGCGGAGCTCGGCGTTCCTCTCACCAGAGAACCAGGATTTCACCAGGTGCGTTTTTATCGCTTTCCAATTCCATTACTGGCGCTTCATTCACACTCCTACTTCAGTTTTACTCTAGATCAAAAAACCAAATCCAAACTTTAGTTCAAATGTATCATAATAGTTTAGTCtttaatctataatttttaataatttaatttctattattaaaatttaatgaaagttcgataaattaatcaattttttttttttttttaattatagagACTAAGTCATTACATCATTAAAGTTGACgcttaattttgatgatatttttCTTACAAATTTCATAGTATAcggattaaataattatttattaaaattcccCTTTACTGAcacgaaaataaaaaaaaaaatatttaaagagaATTTCACATAAAAATTACGATTGGACAACTTAATATAATGTTATAATAAGATAGAGATATGTCcgagatatatttaaatattattttttagagtaaaTGGACACGTGGTTATTCTTTCAAAAGTTGAAAAAATGCAAATTACATGTATCTATTCGTTGTAAAAAAacaatgttttaattttactcaTTAAACTTAAAAGTTAATAAgtagttaaattaatatattatgttAGTCGAATcaccttttttttccctttttattagAGATTTATAGTTAGAAGTAGTAATACTTTTGT
The sequence above is a segment of the Benincasa hispida cultivar B227 unplaced genomic scaffold, ASM972705v1 Contig1111, whole genome shotgun sequence genome. Coding sequences within it:
- the LOC120068817 gene encoding uncharacterized protein LOC120068817, whose product is MKIRQKNAHDRPLERNPLTASIKSLPMLMLYFLLMFFSMICLFYSPKFLYYSSFYCRSRGSSSSSMKIDDSVLDPAPESLLPKPREETNISHVIFGIAASAKLWNHRKNYIKLWWRSNEMRGIVWLDEAVESAGDDDFLPTVMISSDTSEFLYENPEGHRSAIRISRIVSETLRLGLFARAEVRWIVMGDDDTFFAVDNLVKVLRKYDDNQFYYIGSSSESHLQNMHFSYNMAYGGGGFAISYPLAKELEKMQDNCLQRYPKLYGSDDRIQACMAELGVPLTREPGFHQCDVYGNLFGLLTAHPLAPLVSLHHLDIVDPIFPEMGRFEALQKLGPPMNLDSAGLMQQSICYHKSGLWTVSIAWGYAVQIFLTKLFPRDVQLPATTFLNWYPNAGTSAHAFNTRSISLDACQTPFVYYLHNITFNASTNQTVSRYTHYRIPEPECKWKMSDHAMIEIVDVLRKPDPLLWDKAPKKEAMLV